In a single window of the Anguilla rostrata isolate EN2019 chromosome 4, ASM1855537v3, whole genome shotgun sequence genome:
- the cracd gene encoding capping protein inhibiting regulator of actin dynamics isoform X1, translating to MATDVQETNHDVCLEVSVQKTPERRTQGKFQPFRRLFAKRKKRQPERGVEQKQLRASRSNGDVRNRLSSEDEASCPNLRELNSRCLSHDSVFVPDPPGEPQSTMSQDNVSDKVRNLQRQIAQSIKFGPKPHSSRESEGSSDEEDTPTSPLQVQAQVEVEAEAEPGLSQGGIQMAAAVVVKSPRSKRAPPAAGTIESINLDAVPQSCPRLDSTAARHKLSVKPKNQRVSRKHRRTTQDLQDVSHPGVLQEEPEPQARAPSMPWGHKDQSEYKLPQESKKQKLHEEEEQTLQELEQREERQKEEEQKSEEDRPRVEMQMREEEVQKREERQREEQQRQRDELRKKTEEEERQREEEQWREEERQREEERQREEVRKREEQWREEEQKREEERQREEARKREEIQREEERQKEEVRKREEVQKREEERQREEVRKREEERQREEVQKREEEKQREEERQREEVQKIEEERQREEVRKREEHLRLVEETQKRVQQEERERQDAEKQRIQDMEEKRRGEEHRVREAEVQKEEKQQEEEEKEEDLGSRQQQAEELRWREMEDRQRPFTFKVSSGEKQILFQKVNLTPVTPCNQQGGASDSKEVRTAPTGSADSPLLPGSLYVPHTAILVTGAQLCGAAVNLDQIRDPACKSLLGLAEDRRAAVVQPVRSAGKTKSLKDSSAEQASAAVLAEWASIRSRIFRGAEGGAEGGAEGGVEGGVEAGGRGRDARPTSEDLSQKFVSHGNLRKTLSANAKFSITPARRKFPDTSRSCEGAQREPPSPEPAASQAPPKHGKTVRIADGTEGCVFAKDLPSFLVPSPPPGSPKTRPLSEALSLGDLEAKVGGEGKGPGAEDKPSPFGIKLRRTNFSLRFHSEQPTEKRKKRYSAGDSFEGIPTPLTPTHPDLEGSVFPSPTSPLREDGGKPPLPAGGASDLAALSCRPPVFQKPCVAPKPPSATPPPSPLSRGNRSAEGAGWERGEHCRAELASQQSSRQEEVELKEKRSFFPSINIPWREKGDRRAELRREKPSLQSRHSLDSARTQEKEAGPLWITLALQKQKGFRDQQLSREERRHMREVKLAEKQAKDRETVCTDSHGSAQSSSTVPKPHPPPEERPDMLLSKFERRENLRKSNTLPTSVTVEIADSTTSPPAVKDVTKRFPSSDSPAVSTEPAWLALAKRKAKAWSDCPQIIK from the exons aGCGCAGGACGCAGGGCAAATTCCAGCCCTTTCGCAGGCTGTTTGCCAAGCGGAAGAAGAGGCAGCCTGAGCGTGGCGTGGAGCAGAAGCAGCTGAGAGCCAGCCGGTCCAACGGCGATGTGCGCAACAGGCTCAGCTCAGAGGATGAAGCCAGCTGCCCAAATCTGAG GGAGCTGAACAGTCGCTGTCTGTCACACGACAGTGTTTTTGTCCCAGACCCACCAGGGGAACCCCAGTCAACCATGTCCCAGGACAATGTCTCAGATAAAGTGAGAAACCTACAG agACAGATCGCCCAAAGTATAAAGTTTGGGCCGAAGCCTCACTCCtcgagggagagcgagggaagcTCTGATGAGGAAGACACGCCCACAAGCCCCCTGCAGGTGCAGgcacaggtggaggtggaggcggaggcAGAGCCAGGGCTGTCACAG GGAGGAATCCAGATGGCGGCAGCGGTGGTGGTGAAGTCTCCCCGGTCTAAGAGAGCCCCCCCAGCAGCCGGCACTATCGAGTCCATCAACCTGGACGCTGTGCCACAGTCCTGCCCCCGCCTGGACAGCACCGCCGCCCGCCACAAGCTGTCTGTCAAACCCAAAAACCAGCGCGTGTCACGCAAGCACAGGAGGACCACCCAG gaTCTGCAGGATGTGTCCCACCCTGGAGTTCTTCAGGAAGAGCCAGAACCACAGGCAagagctcccagcatgccctggggCCACAAAGACCAGTCTGAGTACAAACTCCCCCAAGAATCAAAGAAACAGAAACTacatgaggaagaggagcagacaCTCCAAGAGCTggaacagagggaggagagacaaAAAGAAGAGGAGCAAAAGAGTGAGGAGGACAGACCAAGAGTAGAGATGCAAATGAGAGAAGAGGAGGtacaaaagagagaggagagacagagagaagaacaacagaggcagagagatgaACTGCGTAAgaaaacagaggaggaggagagacagagggaagaggagcaatggagggaggaggagcgacagagagaggaggagagacagagagaggaggtgcgaaagagagaggagcaatggagagaggaggagcaaaagagagaggaggagcgacagagagaagaggcgcgaaagagagaggagatacaaagagaggaggagagacaaaaagaggaggtgcgaaagagagaggaggtacaaaagagggaggaggagagacagagagaggaggtacgaaagagggaggaggagcgacagagagaggaggtgcaaaagagagaggaagagaaacaaagagaggaggagcgacagagagaggaggtacAAAAGATAGAAGaggagcgacagagagaggaggtacGAAAGAGGGAAGAACACCTGCGCTTGGTGGAAGAGACGCAGAAGAGAgtgcagcaggaggagagagagcggcaggATGCTGAGAAACAGAGGATCCAAGACATGGAGGAGAAGAGGCGGGGAGAAGAGCACAGGGTGAGGGAGGCAGAAGTGCAGAaggaggagaagcagcaggaagaggaggagaaagaggaggacctgggcagcaggcagcagcaggctgaggaGCTGCGCTGGCGAGAGATGGAGGATAGGCAGCGACCTTTCACCTTTAAGGTGTCCTCTGGAGAGAAGCAGATTCTCTTCCAAAAGGTCAACCTGACTCCTGTGACACCCTGCAACCAGCAAGGCGGCGCCTCTGACAGCAAGGAGGTGCGGACGGCTCCCACAGGAAGCGCAGACTCGCCGCTGCTCCCTGGCTCGCTGTATGTGCCACACACCGCTATCCTGGTGACGGGGGCGCAGCTGTGTGGCGCTGCCGTCAACCTGGACCAGATCAGAGACCCGGCGTGCAAGTCCCTGCTGGGCCTGGCCGAGGACAGGAGGGCCGCAGTGGTGCAGCCCGTCAGGAGCGCGGGGAAGACCAAATCCCTAAAGGACAGCTCCGCCGAGCAGGCCAGCGCCGCCGTCCTGGCAGAGTGGGCCAGCATCCGGTCTAGGATCTTCCGCGGAGCAGAGGGCGGAGcagagggcggggcagagggcgGGGTCGAGGGCGGGGTCGAggcgggcgggagggggagggatgctCGGCCCACCAGCGAGGACCTGAGCCAGAAGTTCGTCTCCCACGGCAACCTCCGCAAGACCCTGTCTGCCAACGCAAAGTTCTCCATCACTCCAGCACGGCGGAAATTTCCAGACACCTCCCGGTCCTGTGAGGGGGCGCAACgcgagcccccctcccccgagccAGCCGCCTCCCAGGCCCCTCCCAAGCACGGGAAGACCGTGCGGATTGCAGATGGGACAGAGGGATGTGTGTTTGCCAAAGATCTCCCTTCCTTCCTGGTACCCAGCCCGCCCCCGGGGTCCCCCAAAACCCGGCCGCTGTCCGAGGCCCTGAGCCTCGGCGACCTCGAGGCCAaagtggggggtgaggggaaggGCCCCGGGGCGGAGGACAAGCCCTCTCCATTCGGGATCAAACTGCGGCGGACCAACTTCTCTCTGCGCTTCCACAGCGAGCAGCCCACGGAGAAGAGAAAGAAGCGCTACAGCGCCGGTGACAGCTTTGAGGGGATCCCcacccccctgacccccacTCACCCTGATCTGGAAGGCTCTGTGTTCCCCAGCCCCACGTCTCCCCTGCGGGAGGATGGTGGCAAGCCCCCGCTTCCCGCGGGAGGGGCGTCCGATCTGGCAGCGCTGTCCTGCAGGCCGCCTGTGTTTCAGAAACCGTGTGTCGCCCCAAAACCCCCCAGTGccacaccacccccctctcctctctccagggggaacaggagcgcagagggggcagggtgggagcGGGGAGAGCACTGCAGGGCAGAACTTGCCTCCCAACAGTCTAGCCGGCAGGAAGAGGTGGAGCTTAAGGAGAAAAGATCCTTCTTCCCGTCCATCAACATTCCctggagggagaagggagacaggaggGCTGAACTCAGGCGAG AAAAGCCCTCGTTGCAGAGCAGGCACTCGTTGGACAGTGCGCGCACACAGGagaaggaggcggggcctctGTGGATCACTCTCGCGCTGCAGAAACAGAAGGGGTTCCGAGACCAGCAGCTGAGCCGGGAGGAGAGGCGACACATGAGGGAGGTCAAGCTGGCTGAGAAGCAAGCGAAAGACCGAGAGACCGTATGTACTGACAGCCATGGGTCAGCA CAGAGTAGCAGCACCGTCCCCAAACCGCACCCCCCGCCAGAGGAGAGGCCCGACATGCTACTCAGCAAGTTTGAGCGCAGAGAGAACCTGAGGAAGTCTAATACTCTGCCAACCTCAGTCACAG TTGAGATTGCGGACTCCACCACCTCTCCCCCAGCAGTGAAAGATGTGACCAAACGCTTCCCTTCCTCTGATTCGCCGGCCGTTTCCACGGAGCCCGCCTGGCTTGCTCTGGCCAAACGCAAAGCCAAAGCCTGGAGCGACTGCCCCCAGATTATCAAGTGA
- the cracd gene encoding capping protein inhibiting regulator of actin dynamics isoform X2, giving the protein MSQDNVSDKVRNLQRQIAQSIKFGPKPHSSRESEGSSDEEDTPTSPLQVQAQVEVEAEAEPGLSQGGIQMAAAVVVKSPRSKRAPPAAGTIESINLDAVPQSCPRLDSTAARHKLSVKPKNQRVSRKHRRTTQDLQDVSHPGVLQEEPEPQARAPSMPWGHKDQSEYKLPQESKKQKLHEEEEQTLQELEQREERQKEEEQKSEEDRPRVEMQMREEEVQKREERQREEQQRQRDELRKKTEEEERQREEEQWREEERQREEERQREEVRKREEQWREEEQKREEERQREEARKREEIQREEERQKEEVRKREEVQKREEERQREEVRKREEERQREEVQKREEEKQREEERQREEVQKIEEERQREEVRKREEHLRLVEETQKRVQQEERERQDAEKQRIQDMEEKRRGEEHRVREAEVQKEEKQQEEEEKEEDLGSRQQQAEELRWREMEDRQRPFTFKVSSGEKQILFQKVNLTPVTPCNQQGGASDSKEVRTAPTGSADSPLLPGSLYVPHTAILVTGAQLCGAAVNLDQIRDPACKSLLGLAEDRRAAVVQPVRSAGKTKSLKDSSAEQASAAVLAEWASIRSRIFRGAEGGAEGGAEGGVEGGVEAGGRGRDARPTSEDLSQKFVSHGNLRKTLSANAKFSITPARRKFPDTSRSCEGAQREPPSPEPAASQAPPKHGKTVRIADGTEGCVFAKDLPSFLVPSPPPGSPKTRPLSEALSLGDLEAKVGGEGKGPGAEDKPSPFGIKLRRTNFSLRFHSEQPTEKRKKRYSAGDSFEGIPTPLTPTHPDLEGSVFPSPTSPLREDGGKPPLPAGGASDLAALSCRPPVFQKPCVAPKPPSATPPPSPLSRGNRSAEGAGWERGEHCRAELASQQSSRQEEVELKEKRSFFPSINIPWREKGDRRAELRREKPSLQSRHSLDSARTQEKEAGPLWITLALQKQKGFRDQQLSREERRHMREVKLAEKQAKDRETVCTDSHGSAQSSSTVPKPHPPPEERPDMLLSKFERRENLRKSNTLPTSVTVEIADSTTSPPAVKDVTKRFPSSDSPAVSTEPAWLALAKRKAKAWSDCPQIIK; this is encoded by the exons ATGTCCCAGGACAATGTCTCAGATAAAGTGAGAAACCTACAG agACAGATCGCCCAAAGTATAAAGTTTGGGCCGAAGCCTCACTCCtcgagggagagcgagggaagcTCTGATGAGGAAGACACGCCCACAAGCCCCCTGCAGGTGCAGgcacaggtggaggtggaggcggaggcAGAGCCAGGGCTGTCACAG GGAGGAATCCAGATGGCGGCAGCGGTGGTGGTGAAGTCTCCCCGGTCTAAGAGAGCCCCCCCAGCAGCCGGCACTATCGAGTCCATCAACCTGGACGCTGTGCCACAGTCCTGCCCCCGCCTGGACAGCACCGCCGCCCGCCACAAGCTGTCTGTCAAACCCAAAAACCAGCGCGTGTCACGCAAGCACAGGAGGACCACCCAG gaTCTGCAGGATGTGTCCCACCCTGGAGTTCTTCAGGAAGAGCCAGAACCACAGGCAagagctcccagcatgccctggggCCACAAAGACCAGTCTGAGTACAAACTCCCCCAAGAATCAAAGAAACAGAAACTacatgaggaagaggagcagacaCTCCAAGAGCTggaacagagggaggagagacaaAAAGAAGAGGAGCAAAAGAGTGAGGAGGACAGACCAAGAGTAGAGATGCAAATGAGAGAAGAGGAGGtacaaaagagagaggagagacagagagaagaacaacagaggcagagagatgaACTGCGTAAgaaaacagaggaggaggagagacagagggaagaggagcaatggagggaggaggagcgacagagagaggaggagagacagagagaggaggtgcgaaagagagaggagcaatggagagaggaggagcaaaagagagaggaggagcgacagagagaagaggcgcgaaagagagaggagatacaaagagaggaggagagacaaaaagaggaggtgcgaaagagagaggaggtacaaaagagggaggaggagagacagagagaggaggtacgaaagagggaggaggagcgacagagagaggaggtgcaaaagagagaggaagagaaacaaagagaggaggagcgacagagagaggaggtacAAAAGATAGAAGaggagcgacagagagaggaggtacGAAAGAGGGAAGAACACCTGCGCTTGGTGGAAGAGACGCAGAAGAGAgtgcagcaggaggagagagagcggcaggATGCTGAGAAACAGAGGATCCAAGACATGGAGGAGAAGAGGCGGGGAGAAGAGCACAGGGTGAGGGAGGCAGAAGTGCAGAaggaggagaagcagcaggaagaggaggagaaagaggaggacctgggcagcaggcagcagcaggctgaggaGCTGCGCTGGCGAGAGATGGAGGATAGGCAGCGACCTTTCACCTTTAAGGTGTCCTCTGGAGAGAAGCAGATTCTCTTCCAAAAGGTCAACCTGACTCCTGTGACACCCTGCAACCAGCAAGGCGGCGCCTCTGACAGCAAGGAGGTGCGGACGGCTCCCACAGGAAGCGCAGACTCGCCGCTGCTCCCTGGCTCGCTGTATGTGCCACACACCGCTATCCTGGTGACGGGGGCGCAGCTGTGTGGCGCTGCCGTCAACCTGGACCAGATCAGAGACCCGGCGTGCAAGTCCCTGCTGGGCCTGGCCGAGGACAGGAGGGCCGCAGTGGTGCAGCCCGTCAGGAGCGCGGGGAAGACCAAATCCCTAAAGGACAGCTCCGCCGAGCAGGCCAGCGCCGCCGTCCTGGCAGAGTGGGCCAGCATCCGGTCTAGGATCTTCCGCGGAGCAGAGGGCGGAGcagagggcggggcagagggcgGGGTCGAGGGCGGGGTCGAggcgggcgggagggggagggatgctCGGCCCACCAGCGAGGACCTGAGCCAGAAGTTCGTCTCCCACGGCAACCTCCGCAAGACCCTGTCTGCCAACGCAAAGTTCTCCATCACTCCAGCACGGCGGAAATTTCCAGACACCTCCCGGTCCTGTGAGGGGGCGCAACgcgagcccccctcccccgagccAGCCGCCTCCCAGGCCCCTCCCAAGCACGGGAAGACCGTGCGGATTGCAGATGGGACAGAGGGATGTGTGTTTGCCAAAGATCTCCCTTCCTTCCTGGTACCCAGCCCGCCCCCGGGGTCCCCCAAAACCCGGCCGCTGTCCGAGGCCCTGAGCCTCGGCGACCTCGAGGCCAaagtggggggtgaggggaaggGCCCCGGGGCGGAGGACAAGCCCTCTCCATTCGGGATCAAACTGCGGCGGACCAACTTCTCTCTGCGCTTCCACAGCGAGCAGCCCACGGAGAAGAGAAAGAAGCGCTACAGCGCCGGTGACAGCTTTGAGGGGATCCCcacccccctgacccccacTCACCCTGATCTGGAAGGCTCTGTGTTCCCCAGCCCCACGTCTCCCCTGCGGGAGGATGGTGGCAAGCCCCCGCTTCCCGCGGGAGGGGCGTCCGATCTGGCAGCGCTGTCCTGCAGGCCGCCTGTGTTTCAGAAACCGTGTGTCGCCCCAAAACCCCCCAGTGccacaccacccccctctcctctctccagggggaacaggagcgcagagggggcagggtgggagcGGGGAGAGCACTGCAGGGCAGAACTTGCCTCCCAACAGTCTAGCCGGCAGGAAGAGGTGGAGCTTAAGGAGAAAAGATCCTTCTTCCCGTCCATCAACATTCCctggagggagaagggagacaggaggGCTGAACTCAGGCGAG AAAAGCCCTCGTTGCAGAGCAGGCACTCGTTGGACAGTGCGCGCACACAGGagaaggaggcggggcctctGTGGATCACTCTCGCGCTGCAGAAACAGAAGGGGTTCCGAGACCAGCAGCTGAGCCGGGAGGAGAGGCGACACATGAGGGAGGTCAAGCTGGCTGAGAAGCAAGCGAAAGACCGAGAGACCGTATGTACTGACAGCCATGGGTCAGCA CAGAGTAGCAGCACCGTCCCCAAACCGCACCCCCCGCCAGAGGAGAGGCCCGACATGCTACTCAGCAAGTTTGAGCGCAGAGAGAACCTGAGGAAGTCTAATACTCTGCCAACCTCAGTCACAG TTGAGATTGCGGACTCCACCACCTCTCCCCCAGCAGTGAAAGATGTGACCAAACGCTTCCCTTCCTCTGATTCGCCGGCCGTTTCCACGGAGCCCGCCTGGCTTGCTCTGGCCAAACGCAAAGCCAAAGCCTGGAGCGACTGCCCCCAGATTATCAAGTGA